Below is a window of Streptomyces sp. NBC_01429 DNA.
CGGCCGAGCAGGAGGTCGTGTTCGAGGTCGACCATGTCGACGAGACGTCACATCAGGGCTGGAGCATCAACATCGTCGGTGTCGCCCGCGCCGTGACCGGCGATGCTGCCGCTCGCGGACTCGACCAGCTCGCCCGGACGATGCCCTGGGCCGGCGGCGGCCGCCGCCAGTGGCTGTCCATCGTTCCCATACGCATGACAGGCCGGCGCATCGAGTTGCGGGCAACGGCCGGCTGACGTCGCGTCCGAGCGCCGGTCCGTCAGCGAGGGACCAGAACGACCGGGTGGGTGACAGGCCCCAGCGGTGAATCGATCCGGTGAGCGGGCCTGCGGCGGACGCCTCGACCAGCGCCCCGGCGACGGACCAGGCCCGGACGGCCTCCTCCGTGATCACGAGGTCCGGAAACTCCTCCCGGACAGGGGCGACCGTGCGAACCGTCGCGGCGGTCTCCAGCGCCGCCATGCCGCCCACGTCCGGCGGGAACGTCCAGACGCTCACCACCCGCAGCGAGGACCCGCGCAGCACCGCCGTCCGTGCCGTCGCCAGTACGACACCTGCCGGGGCCTCGGCCGCATCCCGTACGACGACGACGGGCCCGTGCGCGCGAGCGGCGACGCGGAGCCCGACCGACCCCAGGAGGAGGGCGGCGAAACCACCGCGTCCCCGAGAGCCGACCACGATCGTGCCGCCGTCGGCCGCTTCCAGCAGGCTCTCCGCCGGCTCGTCCCGGCTCAGCCTGTGGTGACGGCCACCCCGGGGTACCGCTGCGACACCCGCGCCACCGACTCGTCGAGCACCCGCTCGGCGGCATCGAGGATGGAACGAGAACGGTCGTAGGCCAGATACCCGGCCTGCTCGACGCCGATCGCGTGCACGACGGTCAGAGGCTGCTCGCGCGCCGCGGCCTCACCCGCTGCCCACAGCACACCCTCCGCCGCCGTCCTCGAACCGTCCGTACCGACGACAACCGGCCCGAACCCAGGTATCCCCTGACTGACACCGCTCATGACATTGCCTCCTGCCGGCGACGACCCTGGAAGGCGCCGCTTTCCCCACCCTGCCCAGAATGGGGGGCCTTGAGGGAGTGCCACCGGGGCCAGACTGCGGGGCCGATGGGCCCACCACCCTGTACAGGTCCCGTTCACATGCTCAGGCGGGCGTGGTGGGCGGGATACGGAACAGGATGTGCCGGGCCTTGCGTTGGACTTCTTCGAGCAGGCCCTGGTCGGCCAGGTCGCGCAGAGCCCGGCGGACGTTCCGGCGCGAGAGAGCGCCGAGAGCCGCGCGGACGTCTTCGGCTGACCACAGCCGGCGTGGGGCTTGGCCCATGAGAGCAAGGATTTTCCCGGTGTCCAGTGCCTCCGCTGTCGGGGAGGGTGAGGGCGGGGCCGGTGCGGTGGTGCCGGGGGCGACCGTCAGGTCGGGTGGGTTGGTGACCAGTTCGTCCCACATCTGCCCCAGGCGGGGAATGTCGGCCACCGTGTCACGCAGTCGCTCGTACATCCGCGCCTGGGCCGCTGCCGCTTTGGCGCGGCGGTCGAACTCCACCCGCAGGGCCTCCGCGTCGGCCGGGGTCTTCACATCGCACCAGGACCGAAGAGTCTCCACGACGGGCACGGTAAGCCGCGCCCCCCGTCCGCGCAAAGTCGTTCGCCCCTCCCGTCCCCCGTACTGGTGAAGGTCCGCACACGGCTGCTACCACTCCAGGGCCTGCCGCCCGTCGGGCAGAACGCCCTGGAGGTAGCCGTCGAGGAAAGCCGGGAGTTCGGCTGGGCGGGTGGCCGCCTCCCCGGCGAGCAGCCGTGCGAGCGGCCACCAGGCCGTACCGGGGCCGGCGGGCGGACGCGGCGTGCCGGGCGGCAGCATGACGAGGAGGAGCCGCCGCTCGACGCGGCCGGGGTCCGCCGCAGCAGGGGTGCGTACCCAAGGAGTCCCCACGGTCCGGGCGACCTGCGCGTCCGGCAGGCCCCACCATCGACGGGCGGCGATGCGGGCAGCGGTGTGGCAGGACTGTCCGGCACGCACCCCGATCTCGGGGGGCTGCCAGAAGAGGATGTGATCGTGCAGCAGCACTCCGGCCGGTGAGCGGTCCACGAGGGCCAGGCCGGCCACGCCGCGCGGCCGGATAGCGGAGAGTTCCATGACGGCCACTCTGCGCGCATGCTATTGAAATGGCATCCCAAGGGATGCGTCCGTGTGGGCCCGGGGGTTGCGGACCGACCCTCGACAGGCGCCTCGCGTATCGCCGGAAGCCTGCGGATTCCGTATTCCCTGTGGGTTGCGCGCGTCGTCGCGGTGAGGGTGCGGTCACTCATCAGGGTGGCGGGAGGTGATTGCGTGGTCGCAGAACGTGACCGGAGCCTTAGGGTGTTGCGCATGGACAGGATCAGCCTGACCTGGGAAGCCGCGCTGGCCGATCCGCCAGCCGCCGCGGCGTTGCTCAGGGGGCTCGAAGAGGGGGCCGAGGCGTACATCGTCCGGTCGCGCACGCTACGTCAGTGGCTTGAAAACGTACCGCCGTTGCCCACGGTCCCGCCCGGCGGCCGGCGTCCGCCTGATCCTGGCGGCAGAACATCGCCCGACCCGCCCGGCGAACCGTCGGACGGCGGCGGGAGCGGCGCGGCCTCGCCTGCCGGAGGGCAGAAGCGCGGGCCGGGTGGCAACCGTGACACGTCCCGCCCGTCGGCAGGATGTGACGCGCCGGCGCCCCCGCCGGGCGAGGGCGCCGGCGGTGACAGTGAGCGCGGCGGTGCGGGGTATGTCCCACCCCCGCGTCAGGTCGACGGCCCGAAGGCAGGGGCGGAGCCGACGCTCTACGAGCGGGTGGAATCCATCCTCACGGGGTTCAGGCCCGGGGCACACCTGACGGCCCGCAGTGTCGCTTCGGAGATCGGCCACGACAACTTGCGAAGTCTGCGGCCCATCCTGGATCAGATGACCAGCCAGGGGCTGCTGGTGAAGACCGAACTCCACCCGCGCGCCGTGGTCTACCACCGCCCCGAGTCGACCCGGCCCCCGAAGGAGGCACCCACGAGCTGACCGTGCTCGGGAACGGGGACGGGCCGCCGCCGATGTAGGAGTTGGCGACGGCCCTCAACGGCCCCGGACCTGAGCAGACCTCTTCTCACAGTGGCCCGCGTCCCGTCGAACGACGGAACAGCGGGCCCGTCACCGCGGCCCGGCCGTTTCCGGCACCATAGCGCGAACATCGCGCCATGCCGCCAGGTTCGGCCGTGCCGTCATCCCTACGGGTGGCCGCCGGAAATGGGCCCGCCCGGCCAAGGACGGCTTTGATGGCACCGCCTTCTCCCGCGCCGCACAGGCGCACCACCTCACACACCCCGCCCCGGCCACAGGTCGCACTCCAGCGCCCGCTCCAGACTGGCGATGGTCAGCAGGTCCGGCCAGACCCGCCCCTCCATGACATTGGCGATCGTCAGCCTGCTGACCCCGCTGCGGCGGGCCAGTTCGGCCACCGACCATCCGGTGCTCTCCAGAGCGCAGGCCAGCGCGAGGGCCAACGCCTGGGCGACCTTGGCGCCGTGATGGTCAGTCAACGCGGCTCGCGGCCAGGGCCCGGCCTGAACGAATCCACGGGGGCGGACGGAACGGCTGTCTCCTTGGGGCACGCGCCCCAGTCTCACCCATCCGGATCTCCCAGGTCGCACGGCATCCCCCAGCACCCAGCATGGTATTCCAATAGCATCCCTTCCGGGGTGTTTGTCTGGAGGATGCTGATGGAGCGTCGTATCGCTCAGTACCGGCCCGTCAACGCGCCACCGGCCTGGGAACACGTCGCCGACGAGGTCCGCGCCACCGTCTCGCGCGCCGCACCCCTCACCACCCACCGCGCCCGGGACCTCCTCACCGCCCTGACCCGCCTCGCCGTCTTCGCCCACCAGTTGGGCATTCCCGCCGATGCCCGGCGCTGGCTGGAGCCGTCCATGGTCGAGCACTTCACCGCGACGGGCTGCCTGAATGTGAAGAAGTCCT
It encodes the following:
- a CDS encoding universal stress protein; protein product: MSGVSQGIPGFGPVVVGTDGSRTAAEGVLWAAGEAAAREQPLTVVHAIGVEQAGYLAYDRSRSILDAAERVLDESVARVSQRYPGVAVTTG
- a CDS encoding helix-turn-helix domain-containing protein, which gives rise to MTDHHGAKVAQALALALACALESTGWSVAELARRSGVSRLTIANVMEGRVWPDLLTIASLERALECDLWPGRGV